A stretch of the Psychroserpens sp. Hel_I_66 genome encodes the following:
- a CDS encoding DUF6370 family protein: MKKNIVLIILIMNFACSSSEKQTVELSCGQCQFGLTSQDGCDLAVRLEDKAYFVDGADIDDFGDAHDKASGFCEVIRTAEVSGEIVNNRFNINTIDLKD, from the coding sequence ATGAAAAAAAATATAGTTTTAATTATTCTAATTATGAACTTTGCTTGTTCTTCTTCGGAAAAGCAAACGGTTGAATTATCCTGCGGACAATGCCAATTTGGTCTCACCTCACAAGACGGTTGCGATTTGGCAGTGCGATTAGAAGACAAAGCTTATTTTGTAGATGGTGCAGATATTGATGATTTTGGTGATGCACACGATAAAGCATCTGGGTTTTGCGAAGTCATTAGAACTGCTGAGGTTTCCGGAGAAATTGTAAACAATAGATTTAATATAAATACTATAGATTTAAAGGATTAA
- a CDS encoding zinc metallopeptidase gives MIGYYILIGAIALVSWLVSSQLKRKFAKYSKVQLRNGMSGREIAEKMLADNGITDVEVISVAGQLTDHYNPKNKTVNLSEPVYNQRNAAAAAVAAHECGHAVQHAQAYSALGMRSALVPIVSVTSGMSQWLVIGGLMLGAAAGIGLGYWVSVAGLVFMGFATLFSFITLPVEYDASNRALAWLKNKNMVTPEEYKGSEDALKWAARTYLVAAIGALASLLYWALQVFGSRN, from the coding sequence ATGATTGGATATTACATTCTAATTGGTGCGATAGCATTGGTAAGCTGGTTAGTGAGTAGTCAACTTAAAAGAAAATTCGCGAAGTACTCTAAAGTACAATTGCGAAATGGAATGAGCGGAAGAGAAATCGCAGAAAAAATGCTCGCAGATAATGGCATAACAGATGTTGAGGTGATTTCAGTTGCTGGTCAATTGACAGATCATTACAACCCAAAAAACAAAACAGTAAACTTAAGTGAGCCTGTATATAATCAGCGTAACGCTGCTGCTGCAGCTGTTGCAGCACATGAGTGCGGTCACGCAGTTCAGCATGCACAAGCCTACAGCGCTTTAGGGATGAGATCTGCCTTGGTGCCAATTGTAAGTGTGACTTCTGGTATGTCACAATGGTTGGTGATTGGAGGCTTAATGTTGGGTGCAGCTGCAGGTATTGGACTCGGTTATTGGGTCTCTGTCGCTGGATTGGTATTTATGGGATTCGCTACATTATTTAGCTTTATCACATTACCAGTAGAATACGATGCAAGCAACAGGGCATTGGCTTGGTTAAAAAACAAGAACATGGTAACTCCAGAAGAGTACAAAGGATCTGAAGATGCACTTAAATGGGCAGCAAGAACCTATCTTGTTGCTGCAATTGGAGCATTGGCATCTTTGTTGTATTGGGCTCTACAAGTGTTTGGAAGTAGAAATTAA
- a CDS encoding Bax inhibitor-1 family protein, translating to MENSNQGQFERLDDKMVLSRLAVSDRTAFYKKTYAHVAGGVLVFILFEWLLLQSETIVNFALSMTQGWRWLIMLGGFMFITNYAEGMALKTKDKNKQYLAYGLYILAEAFIFVPLLYIAINFLEDGGKVLYQASIVTLSLFTGLTAVVFVTKKDFSFLKTGLTIGFFIAIGLIIAGSIFGFNLGLWFSVAMCLLAGGSILYQTSNLVNKYAEDEYIPASLGLFASLMLLFWYILSIFMSRD from the coding sequence ATGGAAAATTCAAATCAAGGTCAATTCGAGAGATTGGATGACAAAATGGTACTCAGCAGACTTGCAGTCTCAGATCGTACCGCATTTTATAAAAAAACCTACGCACACGTTGCAGGAGGTGTATTGGTCTTTATTCTTTTTGAATGGTTACTTTTACAAAGTGAGACAATCGTTAATTTTGCATTGTCAATGACTCAAGGTTGGCGTTGGCTCATCATGCTTGGTGGTTTTATGTTTATCACAAACTATGCTGAAGGGATGGCACTCAAAACAAAAGATAAAAACAAGCAGTATTTGGCCTACGGACTTTATATTTTAGCAGAAGCTTTTATTTTTGTGCCTTTGCTTTATATTGCTATCAACTTTTTGGAAGATGGCGGAAAGGTTTTATATCAAGCATCAATTGTAACATTGTCTTTATTTACAGGATTAACAGCAGTTGTATTTGTCACTAAAAAAGATTTTTCTTTTCTGAAAACGGGACTTACCATTGGATTTTTTATCGCGATAGGATTAATTATTGCGGGTTCAATATTTGGCTTTAATCTTGGTTTATGGTTTTCGGTAGCGATGTGTTTATTGGCAGGAGGTTCTATTTTATATCAAACGTCTAATTTGGTCAATAAATATGCAGAAGATGAGTACATACCAGCATCATTGGGTTTATTTGCTTCGTTGATGTTATTATTCTGGTATATATTATCGATTTTTATGTCGAGAGATTAA
- a CDS encoding response regulator transcription factor gives MDTKITLAIADDELLFRQGLMSILSKENNLEILFDAEDGNDLMTKLRAAEQLPELVITDLKMPGLNGVETTKLIRKEFPDIKIIALTSYFSKPFIINMISIGAVAYLAKNSTPKLMLTTIKEVADKGFYYDTQVMKFIHEGLINNNDHNKKSNFDTTYFTKREKEVLQLICKQFTTNEIGEKLFISPRTVDGHRNNLLLKTESKNLAGLVVYAIQNKLVNLEEQL, from the coding sequence ATGGATACTAAAATAACACTAGCAATTGCAGATGACGAATTACTTTTCAGACAAGGGCTCATGTCTATTCTGAGTAAAGAAAATAATTTAGAAATTCTTTTTGATGCAGAAGATGGCAACGATCTTATGACAAAATTAAGAGCAGCAGAGCAATTACCAGAACTTGTTATCACAGACTTAAAAATGCCAGGACTTAACGGTGTTGAAACCACCAAATTGATTCGCAAGGAGTTTCCAGATATCAAGATTATTGCGCTAACAAGCTACTTTAGCAAACCCTTTATAATTAATATGATCTCCATTGGCGCTGTGGCTTATTTGGCAAAAAACAGCACACCAAAACTCATGTTAACTACCATAAAAGAAGTTGCAGATAAAGGCTTTTATTATGATACACAAGTGATGAAATTTATCCACGAAGGGTTAATAAACAATAACGATCATAACAAAAAGTCAAACTTTGACACAACCTATTTCACCAAACGTGAAAAGGAAGTTTTACAACTCATTTGCAAACAATTCACAACCAATGAAATTGGAGAAAAACTCTTCATTAGCCCAAGAACAGTTGATGGCCATCGCAACAACCTTCTTTTAAAAACCGAATCTAAAAACCTCGCAGGTTTGGTAGTCTATGCCATTCAGAATAAATTGGTGAATCTTGAGGAGCAACTATAA
- a CDS encoding sensor histidine kinase, which produces METELSVSPEQIIGALVYGIIFLVLVTLGLILFFHYSRKKIIQKEVEKVNIKLDHQKKILQTTIKVQEEERNRIAQDLHDAISSKLNVVSLTTNVLLEDKTINTEQKEALEHILNITTSTLESSRKIAHELMPPILDKFGLKVALEELFDEFTSNTSIKIKHHIESLEHLDKNNELHVFRIAQELINNALRHGKANQLQMELKQEDNGFELIFKDNGIGFDINEQKKKPGIGLQNIKSRVAILNGQLFVESSKNKGSIFTINCHSYGY; this is translated from the coding sequence ATGGAAACGGAACTTTCAGTTAGTCCAGAACAAATCATAGGTGCTCTTGTCTATGGAATTATTTTTTTAGTCTTAGTTACCTTAGGACTTATACTATTCTTTCATTATTCAAGAAAAAAAATCATACAAAAAGAAGTTGAAAAAGTAAACATCAAATTAGATCATCAAAAAAAAATATTACAAACCACAATTAAAGTTCAAGAAGAAGAGCGAAACCGCATTGCTCAGGATTTACACGATGCTATTAGCTCAAAATTAAATGTGGTAAGCTTAACTACCAACGTACTATTAGAAGATAAAACAATCAATACTGAACAAAAAGAGGCACTAGAACATATTTTAAATATTACAACAAGCACCTTAGAGAGTTCACGTAAAATAGCCCATGAGCTAATGCCTCCAATTTTAGATAAATTTGGGCTTAAAGTAGCTTTGGAAGAATTATTTGATGAGTTCACATCAAACACATCTATCAAGATAAAGCATCATATAGAATCTCTTGAACACCTAGATAAAAACAATGAACTTCATGTGTTTAGAATTGCTCAAGAACTCATTAATAACGCATTGAGGCACGGTAAAGCAAACCAATTACAAATGGAGCTTAAACAGGAAGATAATGGTTTTGAGCTCATCTTTAAAGATAACGGGATAGGTTTTGATATTAATGAACAAAAAAAGAAACCAGGAATAGGATTACAAAACATTAAGAGTAGAGTTGCCATTTTAAACGGACAACTTTTTGTTGAGAGCTCTAAAAATAAAGGAAGTATTTTCACTATAAATTGTCACTCTTATGGATACTAA
- a CDS encoding phage tail protein — translation MNPFMAQIIMFAGNFAPRGWALCNGQILSISQYSALFSLIGTTYGGDGRTTFGLPDLRGRTPKGVGNGAGLQAVSWGEQGGREQITITAANMPSHSHDGSSLSILLSCNEDDGDSNEPSGRNIGIAQSGTLFNSAGNDANFGGGTISGNTGPQGNGQALDIQNPFLGINYIIALQGVFPPRS, via the coding sequence ATGAATCCATTCATGGCACAAATTATTATGTTTGCTGGCAACTTTGCTCCTAGAGGTTGGGCATTATGCAACGGGCAGATATTATCAATTTCGCAATACTCTGCGTTATTTTCACTTATAGGGACTACATATGGAGGTGATGGTAGGACCACTTTTGGTTTACCAGACTTGAGAGGTAGAACACCCAAAGGTGTTGGTAATGGAGCGGGACTCCAAGCTGTTTCTTGGGGAGAACAAGGTGGTAGAGAGCAGATTACTATTACTGCAGCAAATATGCCATCGCATAGTCATGATGGCAGTAGTTTAAGTATTTTATTGTCTTGTAACGAGGATGATGGTGATAGTAATGAACCTTCAGGAAGAAATATTGGTATTGCTCAATCAGGAACATTATTCAATTCTGCAGGTAACGATGCTAATTTTGGTGGAGGAACAATTTCTGGAAACACTGGCCCACAAGGGAATGGTCAAGCTCTTGATATACAAAATCCTTTTTTAGGGATCAATTATATTATTGCTCTTCAAGGTGTTTTTCCACCAAGAAGCTAA
- a CDS encoding phage tail protein: MDDAYIGTVMIFGGNFAPRNWAFCNGQLLPIASYNALFSILGTTYGGDGRSTFALPGLMGRMPKHAGNGAGLQPVTLGERAGRENVTLTTGQLPSHSHDGSTLTAKLSCNEDDGDNNEPSGRNIGIAESGTPYNSAANDATFGGGAVSGNTGLQGGNQPFDIQNPFLGMYYIICMEGLYPPRS; encoded by the coding sequence ATGGATGATGCATATATAGGAACAGTAATGATATTTGGAGGAAATTTCGCCCCAAGAAACTGGGCTTTTTGTAACGGTCAATTATTACCAATAGCTAGTTACAACGCTTTATTTTCAATCTTAGGAACGACTTATGGAGGAGATGGGAGATCTACTTTTGCCTTACCAGGTTTGATGGGTCGTATGCCAAAACATGCTGGTAATGGTGCAGGTCTACAACCTGTTACTCTTGGAGAAAGAGCAGGTCGTGAAAATGTGACCCTTACAACTGGGCAATTACCTTCTCATAGTCATGATGGAAGTACACTAACAGCTAAATTGTCTTGTAATGAAGATGACGGAGATAATAATGAGCCATCTGGAAGAAATATTGGCATTGCTGAATCTGGGACACCATATAACTCTGCAGCTAATGATGCAACTTTTGGAGGAGGAGCAGTTTCTGGAAATACAGGTCTTCAAGGAGGAAACCAACCATTTGATATACAAAATCCATTTTTAGGAATGTATTACATTATCTGTATGGAAGGTCTCTATCCACCAAGAAGCTAA
- a CDS encoding T9SS type A sorting domain-containing protein, which translates to MKKKLLLFTFLLPAILFAQTGNGFEGPTGITFDGGVCRYYDTDNVTVHELENYSAPCGTIVVKEDSSGSTLGYSIVLDPTTLNGPAGFTDGDAFGVASAAHFINDLFPVIEGSQGFFIEDTDGTITMSFDFVDLAGTTNPQFSMQYVLESTSWEIEDFLKITIQFTDCANPALTLIDSSGLDIDDLGIEGSWNTLNADLSSYTACKAQLVIEFSSNSAAEELGLDAISFTAGMTLSNTNFDLDNSISVYPNPSNGNVTIKNSGVSLENALITDVNGRFIKSYDLNGTTLDKEVDLSSVVSSGIYFMTISSENGSTVKKIIIQ; encoded by the coding sequence ATGAAAAAAAAATTACTATTATTTACTTTTTTATTACCTGCAATACTTTTCGCTCAAACAGGAAATGGCTTTGAAGGTCCTACAGGTATCACGTTTGATGGAGGTGTTTGTCGCTATTATGATACTGATAATGTTACAGTTCATGAACTTGAAAATTACAGTGCTCCATGTGGGACAATTGTAGTTAAAGAAGATAGTTCTGGTTCTACACTAGGATACAGTATTGTTTTAGATCCAACAACTTTAAATGGGCCAGCTGGGTTTACAGATGGTGATGCTTTTGGAGTTGCTTCAGCAGCACATTTTATTAATGATCTTTTCCCTGTTATAGAAGGTTCTCAAGGTTTTTTTATTGAGGATACCGATGGAACAATTACTATGAGTTTTGATTTCGTAGATCTTGCAGGAACAACCAATCCACAGTTTAGTATGCAATACGTTTTAGAATCTACAAGCTGGGAAATAGAGGATTTTTTAAAAATAACGATTCAATTCACAGACTGTGCAAATCCAGCATTAACATTAATTGATAGTTCTGGACTTGACATTGATGATTTGGGCATTGAAGGAAGTTGGAATACTTTAAATGCTGATTTATCTTCATATACTGCATGTAAAGCGCAATTAGTTATTGAGTTTTCATCAAATTCTGCAGCCGAAGAATTAGGACTAGATGCAATTTCATTTACCGCTGGGATGACATTATCAAACACAAATTTTGATTTAGACAATTCAATTTCAGTGTATCCAAATCCTTCTAATGGTAATGTTACGATAAAGAACTCTGGTGTTTCCCTTGAAAATGCTTTAATAACAGATGTTAACGGTCGTTTTATTAAATCTTACGATTTGAACGGAACAACGTTAGATAAAGAAGTTGATTTAAGTTCAGTAGTTTCTTCAGGAATATATTTTATGACTATTTCTTCGGAAAATGGCTCGACGGTAAAAAAGATCATTATTCAATAA
- a CDS encoding T9SS type A sorting domain-containing protein → MKTKLLFIILLLPTVILSQINQGFENVPGITFDGGACRYFDFDTATVHELQNYNSPCGIIYVKETGSASTLGYFVTLDPTTSNGPAGFSDGDNFGVATAASFVSGIGLAPPEGSQGFYMQDVDGTVLMSFDVVDLAGTTNPQFSMNYILETTGYELEDFVKISIKFTDCASSTIDLLNSVGSDINDLGIEGSWNTLSADLSTYSSCKAQLLVQFSSNSTAEELGIDGISFSQGTVLSNNKVDLVDALSVYPNPSNGVITIKNSGVELTSAIITDVNGRIVSSIDLKGTSLDSEINLSSVLSSGMYFIKIFSDNASTVKKLIIK, encoded by the coding sequence ATGAAAACAAAATTACTTTTTATTATTTTATTACTTCCTACAGTAATACTCTCTCAAATCAATCAGGGATTTGAGAATGTGCCAGGTATCACATTTGATGGTGGTGCTTGTCGCTATTTTGATTTTGATACTGCTACAGTACATGAACTTCAAAATTACAATTCACCGTGCGGTATCATTTACGTTAAAGAAACGGGATCTGCTTCTACATTAGGATATTTTGTAACTCTTGATCCTACCACCTCAAATGGACCAGCAGGTTTTAGTGATGGAGACAATTTTGGTGTAGCAACAGCTGCTTCTTTTGTCTCTGGAATTGGGCTAGCACCACCAGAAGGTTCACAAGGATTTTACATGCAGGATGTAGATGGCACTGTATTAATGAGTTTTGACGTTGTTGACTTAGCAGGAACTACCAACCCTCAGTTTAGTATGAACTATATTTTAGAAACTACAGGCTATGAGTTAGAAGATTTTGTGAAAATCTCTATTAAATTCACCGATTGCGCTAGCTCAACCATTGATTTGTTGAATTCCGTAGGAAGTGACATCAATGATTTAGGTATCGAAGGTTCTTGGAACACGCTTAGTGCAGATTTATCTACATACTCAAGTTGTAAAGCGCAATTACTGGTTCAATTTTCGTCTAATTCTACTGCTGAAGAATTAGGGATTGACGGAATTTCTTTTTCGCAAGGAACAGTCCTTTCTAATAATAAGGTTGATTTAGTTGATGCATTAAGTGTCTATCCTAACCCTTCAAATGGTGTGATAACTATTAAAAACTCTGGAGTAGAGCTTACTAGTGCTATCATTACAGATGTAAATGGACGTATAGTTTCCTCTATTGATTTAAAAGGAACATCTCTTGATAGTGAGATTAACTTAAGTTCTGTATTGTCTTCAGGAATGTACTTTATAAAGATTTTTTCAGATAATGCATCTACAGTTAAAAAGCTAATTATCAAATAA
- a CDS encoding Lrp/AsnC ligand binding domain-containing protein, which translates to MKTQNNNIIIDGIDKKILRALMQDARTPILEIARGVGISGAAIHQRLRKLEKSGLISGSKFVINPKVLGYTTMAFIGIYLDKAISNPEAVKQLQKIPEVLECHYTTGNWSIFIKILCKDNEHLMHVLNKDIQSITGVSRTETFISLNQQIDRQIKI; encoded by the coding sequence ATGAAAACACAAAATAACAATATAATTATTGATGGGATTGATAAAAAAATCCTTAGAGCCCTAATGCAAGATGCCAGAACTCCAATTCTGGAAATCGCAAGAGGTGTTGGCATTTCTGGAGCAGCGATTCACCAGCGCCTTCGAAAGTTGGAAAAATCGGGTTTGATTTCAGGTTCAAAATTCGTTATCAATCCCAAAGTTTTAGGTTACACAACAATGGCCTTTATTGGTATTTATTTAGATAAAGCCATCAGTAATCCCGAAGCTGTAAAACAATTGCAAAAAATCCCTGAAGTTCTAGAGTGTCATTATACAACTGGTAACTGGAGTATTTTTATAAAGATATTATGTAAGGATAATGAGCATTTAATGCATGTGCTCAATAAAGATATTCAATCTATAACAGGTGTTTCAAGAACCGAAACATTTATTTCTCTTAATCAACAAATTGACAGACAAATTAAGATTTAA
- a CDS encoding saccharopine dehydrogenase family protein, with product MRKILVIGSGKSTSYLIKYLLDKSIEEELHIIVGDINLQNVRKIIGDHENAQAITLDVFDKSSRKAAIENADIVVSMLPARFHIEVAKDCVAYGKNMVTASYVSPEMQKLNKTVTDKGLVFMNEIGVDPGIDHMSAMKVIDNIRAKGGKMVLFESFTGGLVAPESDNNLWNYKFTWNPRNVVVAGQGSAAKFLQEDSYKYIPYNRLFRRTEFLEIEGYGRFEAYANRDSLKYQSVYGLDHINTLYRGTIRKVGFSRAWNMFVQLGLTDDSYTIEDSENMSYRDFVNAFLPYSPTDSVELKFRHALKIDQDDIVWDKLEELDIFSKTKMVELKKATPAQILQKILMDSWTLEEHDKDMIVMYHKFGYELNGKMHQIDSTMVTIGEDQTYTAMAKTVGLPVAIATLAILNEEITTPGVQIPITKEVYQPILKELEDFGIQFSEKDVPYLGYNPLNI from the coding sequence ATGCGAAAGATATTAGTCATTGGTTCTGGAAAATCCACATCTTATCTCATCAAATATTTACTAGATAAATCTATAGAAGAGGAATTACATATTATTGTTGGAGATATCAATTTACAAAATGTAAGAAAGATTATTGGAGATCATGAGAATGCTCAAGCCATAACATTAGACGTTTTTGATAAATCATCACGAAAAGCAGCTATTGAAAATGCTGATATCGTGGTATCAATGCTACCTGCAAGATTTCATATAGAAGTCGCAAAAGATTGTGTTGCCTATGGTAAAAACATGGTCACAGCATCTTACGTAAGTCCAGAAATGCAGAAATTAAATAAAACCGTAACGGACAAAGGTTTGGTTTTTATGAATGAGATTGGTGTAGATCCTGGTATTGACCACATGAGTGCAATGAAAGTGATTGACAATATTCGTGCAAAAGGAGGTAAAATGGTTTTGTTTGAATCTTTTACAGGAGGTCTTGTTGCTCCAGAAAGCGATAATAATCTATGGAATTATAAATTTACATGGAATCCAAGAAACGTGGTGGTTGCAGGCCAAGGAAGTGCAGCAAAATTTTTACAAGAAGACTCCTATAAATACATACCGTATAACAGATTGTTTAGAAGAACAGAGTTTTTAGAGATTGAAGGTTACGGTCGTTTTGAAGCCTATGCCAATAGAGATTCCCTTAAATATCAATCGGTATATGGTCTAGATCATATCAATACATTATATCGCGGTACCATTAGGAAAGTTGGTTTTAGTCGCGCATGGAATATGTTCGTACAACTTGGTTTAACAGATGATAGTTACACTATAGAAGATAGTGAGAACATGAGCTATCGTGATTTTGTAAATGCCTTTTTACCTTATAGCCCAACAGATTCCGTAGAACTAAAATTTAGGCACGCCCTAAAAATTGATCAAGATGATATTGTTTGGGACAAGCTAGAAGAGTTGGATATTTTTAGTAAGACCAAAATGGTAGAACTTAAAAAAGCAACACCAGCGCAAATTCTCCAGAAGATTCTAATGGATAGCTGGACCTTAGAAGAACACGATAAAGATATGATCGTGATGTACCATAAATTTGGATATGAGCTCAATGGCAAAATGCACCAAATCGATTCTACTATGGTGACCATTGGTGAAGACCAGACGTACACTGCAATGGCAAAAACAGTTGGTTTACCAGTGGCTATTGCAACTCTAGCCATTTTAAATGAAGAGATTACAACTCCCGGAGTTCAAATTCCTATCACCAAAGAAGTTTACCAACCAATCTTAAAAGAACTAGAAGATTTTGGCATTCAATTTTCTGAAAAAGATGTGCCTTACCTAGGCTATAACCCTTTAAATATATAA
- a CDS encoding DUF423 domain-containing protein, translating into MNKKVLVLGCLLGLIAIILGAFGAHGLKSLISEEAVQTFETGVRYQMYHALFLFFVGNFTAISTKTKSVIFYLVLIGVIFFSGSIFALATNDLTGFDFKSIAFITPVGGLLLIIAWLVLLINFLKIKNDKS; encoded by the coding sequence ATGAACAAAAAAGTTTTGGTTTTAGGATGTCTTCTGGGTCTAATCGCTATAATTCTTGGTGCTTTTGGTGCTCACGGATTGAAATCCTTAATTTCTGAAGAAGCTGTTCAAACATTTGAGACAGGAGTGAGATATCAAATGTATCATGCGCTATTTCTTTTTTTCGTCGGAAATTTTACAGCTATAAGTACAAAAACAAAGTCTGTTATTTTTTACCTAGTCTTGATAGGCGTTATATTTTTCTCAGGTTCAATCTTCGCATTGGCTACAAATGACCTAACGGGCTTTGATTTTAAATCCATAGCATTTATAACGCCCGTTGGAGGATTGCTTTTAATAATAGCTTGGCTTGTTCTTTTGATAAACTTTTTGAAAATTAAAAATGATAAATCATAA
- the pckA gene encoding phosphoenolpyruvate carboxykinase (ATP): MVNHTQNTKTISLENYGIKNAKVRYQLSPTELHDITISKGQGKEASSGALAVNTGEFTGRSPQDRFIVKDDITKDRVWWGNINIAFDADKFQKLYNKVTDYLSDKEVFVRDSFACADENYKLNIRVINEYPWSNMFAYNMFLRPNEEELKDFSPEWTVVNAPGFMADPEVDGTRQHNFAILDFTRKIALIGGTGYTGEIKKGIFSALNFILPVFKNTLPMHCSANVGKDGDTAIFFGLSGTGKTTLSTDADRSLIGDDEHGWTKENTVFNFEGGCYAKVINLSREQEPEIYDAIKKGAILENVIMNDKGEVQFEDTSITQNTRVSYPIYHIDNIRKPSIGENPKNIFFLTADAFGVLPPISKLTPSQAAYHFISGYTAKVAGTEAGVVEPTPNFSACFGAPFMPLHPTKYAEMLSKKMKDSGVNVWLVNTGWTGGPYGVGTRMKLKYTRAMINAVLNGHLGQYTYEDYHIHSVFGVAQPRSCPGVPNEVLSPRSTWNDDENYYKTAFKLTNAFRENFKKFEEHASEEIRRGGPQRYSF; the protein is encoded by the coding sequence ATGGTAAACCATACACAAAATACGAAAACGATTTCGTTAGAAAATTACGGTATTAAAAACGCAAAAGTGAGATATCAATTATCTCCAACTGAACTTCATGATATCACCATATCAAAAGGTCAGGGAAAAGAAGCATCTTCTGGTGCTTTAGCAGTCAATACTGGAGAATTCACAGGTCGTTCACCTCAAGACAGATTTATCGTTAAAGATGACATTACAAAAGATCGCGTTTGGTGGGGAAATATCAACATTGCTTTTGATGCTGATAAATTTCAAAAATTATATAACAAAGTAACAGATTACCTTTCTGATAAAGAGGTTTTTGTAAGAGATAGTTTTGCGTGTGCAGATGAGAATTACAAATTAAATATTCGTGTTATAAATGAATATCCTTGGAGCAATATGTTTGCTTACAATATGTTTTTACGACCTAATGAAGAAGAATTAAAAGATTTTTCTCCTGAATGGACTGTTGTTAATGCTCCTGGTTTTATGGCAGATCCTGAAGTTGATGGAACAAGACAACACAATTTTGCGATTTTAGACTTTACTCGTAAAATCGCTTTGATTGGAGGCACTGGATATACTGGCGAAATTAAAAAAGGTATTTTCTCTGCTTTGAATTTTATTCTTCCTGTTTTTAAAAACACATTACCTATGCATTGCAGTGCCAATGTTGGTAAAGATGGAGATACTGCTATATTTTTTGGTTTGTCTGGTACGGGTAAAACAACGTTATCTACAGATGCAGATCGTAGTTTAATTGGTGATGATGAGCACGGATGGACTAAAGAAAACACCGTATTTAATTTTGAAGGCGGTTGTTATGCAAAGGTTATTAACTTATCAAGAGAGCAAGAGCCAGAAATTTATGATGCCATCAAAAAAGGAGCAATCCTTGAGAACGTAATCATGAACGATAAAGGTGAAGTTCAATTTGAAGATACTTCTATAACTCAAAATACAAGGGTAAGTTATCCTATATATCATATTGATAATATTAGAAAACCGTCTATCGGTGAAAACCCTAAAAATATTTTCTTTTTAACCGCAGATGCTTTTGGAGTATTGCCTCCAATTTCAAAACTAACACCTAGTCAAGCTGCTTACCATTTTATTTCTGGTTATACAGCAAAAGTTGCAGGAACAGAGGCTGGAGTTGTTGAGCCAACACCAAATTTCTCAGCGTGTTTTGGTGCGCCTTTCATGCCATTGCATCCTACAAAATATGCAGAGATGCTAAGTAAGAAAATGAAAGATTCTGGTGTAAATGTATGGTTGGTGAACACAGGTTGGACAGGTGGACCTTACGGAGTTGGTACACGTATGAAATTAAAATATACTAGAGCAATGATCAACGCTGTTTTAAACGGTCATTTAGGGCAGTATACTTATGAAGATTACCATATCCATTCTGTATTTGGAGTTGCACAACCTAGAAGTTGTCCTGGTGTTCCAAACGAAGTTTTAAGTCCGAGATCAACTTGGAACGATGACGAAAATTATTATAAAACTGCCTTTAAATTAACGAATGCGTTTCGCGAGAATTTCAAAAAGTTTGAAGAGCATGCTTCCGAAGAAATTAGAAGAGGAGGTCCTCAGCGTTATAGTTTCTAA